The following DNA comes from Chryseobacterium gallinarum.
AGTCTAGAAGTTCTATAATCTGACTTTTACTGCTAGTAAAGTAAAAGAAAGACCTATCCTCAATCGTTTTTAAAACATCCAAGTAATTAGTAAGTTTCCAATAACCCATATTCTTGTATCTTGTTACATCTGTGGATAAATATGGAGGATCTAACAAAAAAATTATATTATTGTACTCTTTATACTTTTTAAACAATTCCCTATAATCTTTTGTAACTATTTCAACACCGTTTAAATAATTCTCCGAATTGTAATCAGTATTTACAATACGGTTATAAAACGATTGTTTTTCGAGTTCTTTTAAGTTATCAGCAACACGCCCACTAAATAAAATGTTAGATGATAATGTAATGTAATCAACAAAACATGATTCGGTTTTTATACGCTCAATTATTTCTATCCGTTTTACATCATTTACTTTACTGTTATAAGGCACGTCGGAAAGTATTGTACGAATATCTTTGATGAGATTATTTGTTTTATCAATATTCTTTAATCTCTCAGAATATTTATCAAAATCATTATATATGACATGAGAATTAGGATAAAATGTTTTTACTGTATGTGATAGTAATCCTGATCCTCCAAACAGATCAATATATATAGCATCTTCTGGAAACTCATTTAACGCTTCTTTGAATTTGTTTAAAAAATTTCTTTTTTGCCCCTGAAATGGCAATGGTGCTTTATTATATTTTTTCATTTTAAGTTATTCTATACTGCCTGTTCCGGTAAAAGGTCCCTGATTACTGGTTCCTGTAATTGTTACTTTAGCACTCATTAAATACTCCTTAATGATCATAAGCAGCTTTTGTGCATATAATTCTCTGGCAGATGCCTTGTCGGTGTAGCCTTCCATTTCAGACTGTAGGTCTACTATTCTTTGAATAAATTGAGTGTCGTTTAATGGCATTTTTATTTAAATAATTGGGTTGTTTTATTTTTCAGGTCTTCAAACTTTTGTTTATTGATATCAGAAAACTGCCCAGGACCTGACGGTGTAGTTATCACAGCATTTTTAAGATTATCAAATCCCTCTGTTAAAATTTCCTTCAGATTGCTTTCCTGGTTCTTTAGTTCAAACTTACCGCTTGACATTTCAAAGCGGGCTCCGCTTAATGTTATCAAGACTTTATCAATCTGCGTATATTTGACAATGGCTGTTTCTGCGGGTTCATTTTCCACAACCAGGCAAAGAACTTCAGAGCCAATGGCCGGATAAATCAAAATACAATCATCAAAATTTTTATCTATAGCATTAAGCCGGACATCATAAAGAGGGGGAAGGTCTTCACGTTCAACGGTACAGGTTACCCCTGTAATTTCCGTAACGGTCCCCAGTGATGTAAACCTGTTAACAGGTAAAGCCCGTTGACTTTCTTTCCTTATAACCTCAAGAAACTTCTCCACGGTATTTTATATAGAATGAACCCTATTAAACCGAATAGAATAATTTTCCCGATCCAAATACAAATTTTCTGAAAAAGGGTCAGCTCTGCCTGAACCGGAACCTTTTCAATGACTGGATAAGGGACCGATATCGTTTTGTTGTGCTCTTTAGTTTCCTGGACATATTGCTCTTTCCACTTTAAGAAGAGCTTTTGAGCTTCAGTATTAACCAGAATTGTGAGCTTTCCATTATTTAAATTAACATCGGATTTGACTCCGGTTGTTTTTTTCTCTTCGGGATCTCTGAGCACCGGTTTATTATTGATACATTCGATATACGCTTCATAATAGAGACTATCCGGCACCGATACCAGTACTGTATCTTTTACAATGACAGTAACCTTTTTGGTGTTTAAAATGCTATCCTTTTCTATTTTTGGAGGAGGCAGTTCCGGATTGCTTTTTCTTACGTTGCACCCTTGGAGTAATAGTAATATGACCATAAGTAGGCCGATTATATTCTTCATTGCTTTTAATTTTAAATGATAATTTATTTTGTCTTTTTATTCCGTCTGAGTCATTGATCGTTGTTGTAACACCATCAATGAAATATTGACCGTCACGATATCCCGTAGGATAGTTTGGATCTTTAATATTAGCACCGTCACCGACTTCTGTACGGGGATAAAACCATCCGTCAACACTTCCCTCATAACCATCAAAAACAACCGAATTATAATACTTCTCTGCCCATTCCTTGAGCTGTTGTTGATCCAGGTTCAGAGGAGCATGTAATGAAATCTCACTTTCTCCAACGTCTCCAAATTCATACGTTACCTTTTTATTCGCACTACCTTTTTGCATGGAAACAGCCTTAATATAGCGTTTGCGGCTTGCCTTTGTTTTATATTTCAGATCCGTACTTTCCCGGATATTTTTCCCAAAGGTGAAATCATGCATAACCTGTGGTTTAAAGTCAACGGTAAGACCTGCATATAAAACTTTTCCCTTAAAGAAGCACCTAACCCCATATTTATCTTTCAGATCTTCAATGACCTTGTAAGGTGTAGCCCTTTCAATCATATATTTGCCCACAGGCATGTCTAAAGCGTTAACCTGATAGCCGGGTGCAATAAACTGTAAAACCTCCTTTAGATTGGCAGATTTGAATGTATGATTGATCAGAGGCATTTTTTTTAGCTTAAACATTTCATCTTCACATTCCAGAACTATGGGGATTTCTGCGCCTACCTCAGAAATGTATCCGGTAAACTCAGTAAATAATTCTCCATTATACCCCGCCTCAATGACGATAGAATCCCCAACTTTTATATATTCCAGCAAGTTCTTGCGTTCCAGAGATAAGCGAACATCATTTTCAACTGCTTTTTTAAACTCTCTTGGGAGCTCAATACTGGCGGTATCAGACAATTTTTCAATGGTACTTTCAATAGTGATAGACTTAGCCACGTAGAACTGAATCCGCTCAGCAATGGTAATCCTGATATCAATATTGTAATAATGGCGATACATTAGTTAGGATTTAATAGCGTAAAGTTCACTTCATTAATACTCGAAGCAGTCAGCGTAAACTGTATAGTATCCTGAAAGCCTTCGACTGTGGTAATAGAAACATCTTTTAAAAAGATATTTTTAATATTTTTATCCATAAACTGCCCACCTACAACAGCTATTGTGTCGTTGTGTTCAAAGAAACGGCAGAGTTGTTGAATTTTTTTTGATGGATAACTCCTATTTTCTACATCAATTAAAATCCCTCTAATTTCAATGTCCCAGGGCTTGGTTCCCCACCTTTCAATCACTACCATATCGCCTCCGGAAACCTGTGTTTCAATTAAATTTTTTCCACGGTTAAAATTCATCATTAATGGCGGTGCATAGATAGAACTATCATCCCCCTCCAGCATTTTGGCAAATTTTAATTCAATTGCATCTTTAGCAGGACCGTAAGACATTGTTACAGCTTCAAAATCAGGATCGAAATCCTCATATACCTCCACATTATATTGGTTGTCTTTCCTATTGATTACCGCCTGGTTAATCCTGTTATTAATTGCCATTATTCCGAAAGCAGCGGCATATCTGGCAGCTAAATTGATTACTATTGATTCTCCGTTTGTCATTACTGAAGTTTTTTAACACTTAATATTCCCATATCTGCGAGCCATCCAATCTGCGCCCATTTAATGGCCCAGGTGTCGTCATCCAGTTCCTCCGGGAAAGGAATATGAAGGAAATGGCTGATCAGTGCATCTGCCTTCATATATAAATCACTTTCCTGATTATAGCTTAGCCCGGAACAGCCCTCTAAACTTTCCCAAACTTTCCCTGCCTGATCGGAATTAA
Coding sequences within:
- a CDS encoding DUF6046 domain-containing protein; this translates as MTNGESIVINLAARYAAAFGIMAINNRINQAVINRKDNQYNVEVYEDFDPDFEAVTMSYGPAKDAIELKFAKMLEGDDSSIYAPPLMMNFNRGKNLIETQVSGGDMVVIERWGTKPWDIEIRGILIDVENRSYPSKKIQQLCRFFEHNDTIAVVGGQFMDKNIKNIFLKDVSITTVEGFQDTIQFTLTASSINEVNFTLLNPN